The following DNA comes from Macaca thibetana thibetana isolate TM-01 chromosome 14, ASM2454274v1, whole genome shotgun sequence.
atttacaagaaaaaaaccaaacaaccccatcaaaaagtgggcaaaggatatgaacagacacttctcaaaagaagacatttatgcaaccaatagacacatgaaaaaatgctcatcatcactggtcatctgagaaatgcaaatcaaaaccacaatgagataccatctcacaccagttagaatggcaatcattgaaaagtcaggaaacaacagatgctggagaggatgtggagaaataggaacacttttacactgttggtgggactgtaaactagttcaaccatgtggaagacagtgtggtgattcctcaaggatctagaactagaaataccatttgatccagccatcccattactgggcatatacccaaaggattataaatcatgctactaaaaagacacatgcatatgtatgtttattgtggcactattcacaatagcaaagacttggaaccaactcaaatgtccatcaatgatagactggattaagaaaatgtggcacatatacaccatggaatactatgcagccataaaaaaaggatgagttcatgtcctttgcagggacttggatgcagctggaaaccatcattctgagcaaactatcacaaggacagaaaaccaaacattgcatgttctcactcataggtgggaattgaacaatgagaacacttggatacaagaaggggaacatcccaccccggggcctgttgtgggagggatagcattaggagaaatacctaatgtaaatgacaacttaatgggtgcagcaaaccagcatggcacatgtacacatatgtaacaaatctccacattgtgcacatgtaccctagaacttaaagtataataattttaaaaaagtctcaGCAAGGTTTGAAGGAATGTTATCTCTTGCAGCTGCAAGCAATGCATATTATTTTTGCATGCAAGCAATgcagttctgttttgttttgttttttgcatcaTAAACATATCCTTGCAACAGTtatttctaacaaaaaaaaatcttgaaagattTTTCCTTCAAGTCTTTCACCCAGACTTCAAAGATGATTGTATGTCCTATTGTTACAGGACAGGGCTCAAGACCCAGACccccaagagaggattcttggatctcgcacaagaaagaattcagggtgagtccacagtgcaaagtaaaagcacatttattaagaaagtaaagaggCAAAaggacagctactccatagacagaatAGAATGTTCCTGAAAGTCAGAAGAGGAACGTGTCCACCCTAGGTACAATTGCTTATATATATGGGGAGATGTGttctgctacaagggtttgtaataacagatttcttttctttttctttttctttttttcttttttctttctttttttttgatgaagtcttgctttattgcctaGGCGgtagtgaagtggcacaatctggctcactgcaaccactgcccaccaagttcaagtgattctcctgcctcagcctcccaagcagctcgggttacaggtgcccactaccacgcacagctaatttttgtatttttagtaaagacagggtttcgccatgttgggcaggttggtcttgaactcctgacctcaggtgatccaccaacgtcgactcccaaagtgctgggattacaggcgtgagccactgggcccagccctgttttcttaattactatattttgcaagaatcaatatcattatctttttttttttttttttttttttttttgagatggagtctcactctgttgcccaggctggagtgcagtggctcaatcatggctcactgcaacctccacctcctgggttcaagcaattctcctgcctcagcctcctgagtagctcggactacaggtgcgtgccaccatgctcagctaattttgttttttgtatttttagtagagatggggtttcaccattttgcccaggctgccctcaaactcctgacctcgtgatccacctaccttggccttcgaaagtgctgggattataggcatgagccaccacacgcggccaatattattatctttaaagcaaaattaggaatgtcTTTGTTCTCCAGATATTGGGATATCTGTACAttcccaagtctgggtctgtttagtaaacattatgaATTTGTTCCTGTAACTGTAAACATCTATAGGTTAGGAAGGCCTAACTTTCTGAGAATGGAGCCTAGCaatctcagcctcattttcctagcgCTCATGCCAAATAGAGTCGCTCTGTTTCAAACGTCTCTGTCACTATGTGAAAATAAACCTTGGTTCTTATAACTGTAGCTCTAACTGGTAATCTTACTAATGTCTTAATAATAGGTTGCCTTGGTAATAATATTGTAATTAATATTTCTGTCTcctggaaaatataaattattatgcGTTTCCTTCCTTAAGGTGGAAGCTCTAAAATTCATTACATTCTTTACACACGCCCACAATTAATCCAAACCCCTGTCAGCAttaatcatttaatcctcacaacaactctagtCGTATTTTTCGGCATCCTTCCTATATCTACTATTCAGATAACTAGGATTCattaaacttgaatttttttaGGGTAGTGATTTTgtatcattattttcttcattttgtatttaGGGAATATAAAATCCTTCCTCCTGTCTTCTAAGACTGGGGCTTAGGTCTGAGATGTCATTCGTAGTCATGACACCTGTGGACTTTTggacttttctgatttttgtttttctaattcttaataaaattaagCCTTGGTATTCTCCTCTTCCACTTAAATTAATTGTAACATAAAAGAATGGAGGTCTCTTGGGCCTCTCAATCAGCCTGGTCGCACAAGGTTATTAGAGTAGTGCTACCATCTAATTTACTCTTCAACCCAGGCCATTGTAGACAATGAAAAGATGTGCCACTATTAAGCTTGGACAATCGACACTGATCGCATGCAAACCAGGACACGTAGTCACTTATAAGAGACTGTTGGAAAATCCCTTTAAGGCCTGGGGACTCTGATATCATGATGAcaggaaatctttctttttcaggaGAAACAAGTGAAAAGAACTGACTGCCGCTATTGTCTATTATTCTCAGCTTCGCTCCATAAGAAACTGTGTGTACCTTCCCAGAAGGCAGAATACATTAAGTAACAAAGGAAGAGAACAGGCAAGGCTTGTCAAAGTCCCTGTGAGGAGTTCCTCTTGGTATCTAGAAATTGTACTCgctttcttgctctttttcctACGAGTCAgtgtgtcactctgtcgcccaggctagagtgcagtggcgtgatcatggctcaccatagcctccaactcccgggctcaagcagtcctcctgcctcagcctcctgagcagctggaaccacaggtgcatgctaccacacccagctaattaaaaatatacacacacacatatatagtggagatgaggtcttgctgtgtttcccaagctggttttgagttcctggccttgagtgatccttctgcctcagccttccaaagtgctggtattacaagcatgagccactgtccccaccCCACTTGCTTTCTAATAAttctgcattagtctgttctcatactgccaTAAAGAAATGACTCaaactgggtactttataaagaaaagaggttatattggttcatggttctttaggctgtacaggaagcacactggcttctgcttctggagaagcctcaggaaactttcaatatGGCAGAAGGTAGAGGGGGAGtgaggcatctcacatggcaggagcaagAGCAAAAGAGAGTAAGGGGGGAGGTactgcacacttttaaataaccagatctcaagagaactcactcactatcacgacgacagtaccaagggggatgCTGTCAAACCTTTCATGAGAAAcagcctccatgattcaatcacctccctctAGGCTCCACTCCCAATGTTGGgaattacaattgaacatgacatttggatgaggacacagatccaaaccatatcaacttctATGAAAGAAGAGAATGATTTGAATGAAACGAGAAAGTAGATTTCCAGCATTGAATGGTCCCAAAGGGAGTAAAATAATTGTGACAGGGTATGGTCATTGGCCTGCAATTTCTGCCTGAAGAAGAGTAGGAAAAAGGAGGTCTGGACATCACATGCCTTGCTTTATGAAGCAGCTCCGCCAAGTACAACGTGACCAGTGGCTGTGGATGGTTGACAACTCCCCTACTCTTCCCCCTCTTCTACTGTCTACTCCTGGGACAAAGTGAGCCACGCCAGCTCAGGTACTACACTGACCACAGGGAACCTCACCTTTTCCATGGAATGGAAGTTGTGTAGGGAATATCCAAATGTTGCTTAGCATTGCCTTAGATAAGAACCAAAGGGACAGTGAAGCCCTCTGACAGCTATCTGCCCTATAACTTTCATTTTACTGTGCCTAAAATATGCTCAGAACCCAGAAAGAGGCATAATTCCTCATTTTGGCAGGctctaaatctaaaataatgattCTCAAACATGGTGTAACTTGTGCCTGATTTGCTTTATCCTGGGTCACTGCTCCTTTTCTGTCAGACACTGGGATTCCAGTGAGACAAATGGAAATGGAGCCCTAGACCCTCTGACCTTCTATCTTTTATCTATACACatacacctgtgtgtgtgtgtgtgtctgtgtgtctgtgtgtctgtgtgtgtgtgtctgtgtgtgtgtgtaaaaccgagtgggttttttttcttggaatgaaagaatgggacaacattacaaaaaataaaaacttgaaacagAACGTGTATTATCCTTGGTTGTGTTTTCTTGGCCCTGCAGCAGGATGAAGCTCTCCATTGGCATCATTTTCTGCTCCCTGGTACTGGGTATCAGCAGCCAACGATGGTTAACATTCCTCAAGGAAGCTGGCCAAGGTAAGGTCCACAGGATAGGGAGCAGGAGGCTGCTTCTGGCTGCCCCCAGAATTCAGCTGAGCAGAAGCCACATCCCCACTGGGCAAAGGTGCTAGTGATGCCACAGATGGATAGAGAAGGGGCATGGTTTTTCATAAGCGTGGTTCCTCATGCTTTTATGGGCAGCTTTGACACTCTTCTACGAGGATCCCCCAGCCTGGGGCCGCATAAGGTGTGagctgcctcttttcttttttttttttttttttgagacggagtcttgctctgtcgcccaggctggagtgcagtggccagatctcagctcactgcaagctccgcctcccgggttcccgccattctcctgcctcagcctcccgagtagctgggaccacaggcgccgccacctcgcccggctaattttttgtgtttttagtagagacggggtttcgccgtgttagccaggatggtctcgatctcctgaccttgtgatccgcccgtctcggcctcccaaagtgctgggattacaggcttgagccaccgcgcccggccgagctgCCTCTTTTCAGCAGGAGCGTGAGAGATGCGGAGTTCAGGGGTGCATGTTCTCATAACACCCGTGGGGCTCTACTGCCTCCTAGTGGGAAATCTGGGACAGCTCATGTCTATGTCTCCTGGGAAGCCAGGAAGCAGGTAGATCAAACCTGCTTTGATCGTGTGAGGCGATCGTGTGAATCGTGTGAGGCGAGTCCACGGGGAAGCAGAATGGAGCCAACAGTCCCCATAAAAACAACCAAGCTTAGCTGAGATTTTAATACTTACTAGGCACTGTTTAAATGTACTAATGAATTGGTTTCCATCATTTAGTCCTATGATGCAAGTAAACCCTTAACAGAGACGctaacatacatacacacacacgcgcgcacacacacacacacacacacacacacacacacacacacacgcaacccAAGATACCAAGCGAAGTTCCAAAGCAGAGCAGAATTTAACCCAGGCAGTCTTGCTCTGCAGACCTTGCTCTTAATCATGGTACTCTGCTGCTTTCAAAACAAGAGTTCTGCATTTGTAAACACATAGCTCATCCTCTATCTAAGAAATGGCAAATAGGATGTGATGCCTTTGGAAGGTAAGTCTAGCTACACTTATCCCAGTAAAAGATACAGTGAATTACCTTGATGGTGGTTCTGTTGGGGCTTATACGTGGCCAGAAAACTGCTAGCAAGAGAAATATAAcccaaggctgggcgcagtggctcacacctgtaatcccagcactttgggaggccgaggtgggcagatcacctgagctcaagagttcgagatcaggctggcaaacatggcgaaaccctgtctctactaaaaatacaaaaattagctgggtgtggtggcatgcatctataatcccagctactcgggaggctgagggagaagacttttttgaactcgggaggtggaggttgcagtgagccgagatcacaccactgcactccagcctaggagacagagcaagactccatcgagagagagagagagagagagagagaaatataccCCCCTAGCCATAATAAAGTGgcaaaattttgttttcagaatgcagtattttaaatttcaggtattattatttttctgagccTCTGAAAAATGGTTTTAAGGATTTGCTTTTAATCCTATTTACATGTTCACACACTCACTTACAAATGTCTTTCATTCCTTAggttaatatttttcaaagggTTGTTCTGGGACCACTTGCCTGAGACTCACCTGGCATCTGGGATGCTTtgtgaaatgaaatgaagattCCTGGATCCATACCCTACCCCCCCACCCCTAGCAGCCATAGTCTCTTGGGATAGAGCCTAGAAATCTTGCCTTTACCAAGCACCTCAGTAGATTTTTATACACAGTAAGGGCTGAGAACAACTACCTCTTGTTTTGCTGCCCAAAGTGATAAAATGTGCCAGGAATTTTTGAAGTACTTATTAAGCCAACCTGAACATCAAGGAGCCATTTAAGTTAGTAACTCAGAAGAATGAGTCGAGTAAAATGTTATAAACTCTGAATAAAAGCAATCAATTTGACACTAGgaataataaatgcataaaatgagGATGAATTATCTCATAGAGAAATTATATAAGTCATGATTGTAACTCTACATTTGAGTTCCCCCTTTTCCGtaatcagttaattttttaaaaactattcgtCACTTAATTCTAGCTTGATCAGATCCCTTCGGTCCATAACTCCCTGCTCCTGATCTTAGTGTAGCCCTTCTTTATTCTTATGCTACCTTTCCTAAGGACCAGAGAAGTGAAATGATAATATATTGACCACCTACAATGTTTTAGGCATCATACAtgcattttctctgttcttctgcATAATCACTCTGAGGCAGGCAATACTCCTCCATTTCACTGGGGAGGACACTGAGGTTCTGAACTAGTGGGTCAGTGGTCctttttctgaatttcattaCCCAGTTGTATAAAGCTTTCTTAAATAACTCACCGTTATCACTTGTTGACTGAATTTTGACAGATGTCAGTTTCTAAACATAGCCTGGACATTCAGATGTACTCAGGACCAAGTAGTCCTCACTCTAACTACAGGCATGAATTTCTCCCATTGACTAGATTAGGAGCGCCGTATGTCTGCAGCCTCTCTCACAATCCCCTGTGTTCTCACACCTTGGTCTAAGCGTTCCCTGGGTCCTTCCAGGAAGAAGTTCATTGTACAATGAAACATCCCTTAAGGCCCATTTCATCTCTTCTTTAGGTGCATCACACATggttaaaaacaaagtaataacAGAACTTTGAATGGAATCAAACAGAATGAAACTTACACCAAGTACAATTCTCATTACATTAACCCAGGGAAGTGAAAAGTAGAAGAGTATTTATTCCAAGCCAGTATAATTTCCAAGGGCTTTGTTAAAGGCTGAAATCTTTGGGAAGAAATTAGTGAGAAGAAAACTGCTCATTCCTCTATTTTCCCAGACATAATTGTtttgatcattttctttcctttccagggTCTCCGGACATGTGGAGAGCCTACTCTGACATGAAAGAAGCCAATTACAAAAATTCAGACAAATGCTTCCATGCTTGGGGGAACTACGACACTGTACAAAGGGGGCCTGGGGGTGTCTGGGCTGCAGAAGTGATCAAGTAATGCACATTCCTGATGTTGCCGGGGATGGGTGAGCAGAGCTTGCCTGCCTTGGACAGTCAGGAGAGAGGCAAGCTCCTTGTAGATAAGTTAGAGGCTGCAGACCCTCCTCTTCTTGCTCTCTGTTTGCCTCTGTGCTTAGTGCAAGGGTCTGAGTGGATGGTAGGAGCGAGTGATTCCTCACCCTCCCTCTCTGGGTGCTGTTCATCCAGCCTAGGGGAGC
Coding sequences within:
- the LOC126934709 gene encoding serum amyloid A-3 protein-like isoform X1 encodes the protein MKLSIGIIFCSLVLGISSQRWLTFLKEAGQGSPDMWRAYSDMKEANYKNSDKCFHAWGNYDTVQRGPGGVWAAEVINNARENVQRLTGDHKEDSLAGHATNKWGQSGKDPNHFRPAGLPEKY
- the LOC126934709 gene encoding serum amyloid A-3 protein-like isoform X2, with the translated sequence MKLSIGIIFCSLVLGISSQRWLTFLKEAGQGSPDMWRAYSDMKEANYKNSDKCFHAWGNYDTVQRGPGGVWAAEVINGKDPNHFRPAGLPEKY